The following coding sequences lie in one Alosa alosa isolate M-15738 ecotype Scorff River chromosome 21, AALO_Geno_1.1, whole genome shotgun sequence genomic window:
- the LOC125286629 gene encoding arylamine N-acetyltransferase, pineal gland isozyme NAT-10-like, producing the protein MDLQEYFQRIGFSGPFEKPDLASLQLVHRLHVLSIPFENLSLHSGQQNSMELPLVFNKLVHQRRGGWCCESNLLFSWVLGQLGYAHTALGARVYHPQQQDFSAREGHLINRVDVAGRSYLADVSFGLADQIWEPLELVSGKDQPQPAGTFRLKEDGGTWVLEKTSRTPLIPNEAFAKSSLLDRSLTSPVFCFTLEPRQPGDFHAAAHFLQTASDSLYTNKSICSLPTATGYRALIGWIYCEVTFCYQEEFDLMEMRKITDAEVQDILREKFGMPPIHNLKLKNNKINYTM; encoded by the coding sequence ATGGACCTGCAGGAGTACTTCCAGAGGATCGGCTTCAGCGGTCCGTTTGAGAAGCCGGACCTGGCCTCTCTGCAGCTGGTGCACCGCCTGCACGTGCTGAGCATCCCCTTTGAGAACCTGAGCCTCCACAGTGGCCAGCAGAACAGCATGGAGCTGCCACTGGTCTTCAACAAGCTGGTGCATCAGCGGCGTGGGGGCTGGTGCTGCGAGAGCAACCTGCTCTTCTCCTGGGTGCTGGGGCAGCTAGGATACGCACACACCGCGCTGGGCGCCCGTGTTTACCACCCACAGCAGCAGGACTTCAGTGCCCGCGAGGGACACCTCATCAACAGGGTGGACGTGGCCGGACGCTCCTACCTTGCTGACGTCAGCTTCGGTCTGGCAGACCAGATCTGGGAGCCCCTGGAGCTGGTGTCAGGGAAGGACCAGCCCCAGCCGGCCGGAACGTTCCGCCTGAAGGAGGACGGTGGCACGTGGGTTCTGGAGAAAACGTCTCGCACGCCACTGATCCCCAACGAGGCCTTCGCCAAGTCCAGCCTCCTGGACCGCAGTCTGACCAGCCCTGTGTTCTGCTTCACCCTGGAGCCCCGACAGCCGGGGGACTTTCATGCCGCCGCCCACTTCCTCCAGACTGCCTCCGACTCGCTCTATACCAACAAATCAATCTGCTCTCTGCCCACGGCCACGGGATACAGAGCTCTGATTGGTTGGATTTACTGTGAGGTCACGTTTTGCTACCAGGAAGAGTTTGACCTGATGGAGATGCGTAAGATCACAGATGCTGAGGTCCAGGACATCCTGAGGGAGAAGTTTGGCATGCCACCAATCCACAATCTTAAACTGaagaacaataaaataaattacaCCATGTAA